A single Natrinema pellirubrum DSM 15624 DNA region contains:
- a CDS encoding cob(I)yrinic acid a,c-diamide adenosyltransferase — translation MSIYTGRGDDGETDLRDMSRVSKASARIEAYGTVDELNALLGTIRPTDYDDVNDHLSAIQNHLHIVQADFANPDPDEDDPAIRPDHVETVEDWIDAYDEELEPLTSFVLPTGSDDGAALHHARTVCRRAERRAVALAGEEQINEDAVQYLNRLSDGLFTIARVVNARDGEPEESPEY, via the coding sequence ATGTCGATCTACACCGGCCGCGGTGACGACGGGGAGACAGACCTCCGCGACATGAGCCGCGTCTCGAAGGCGAGCGCCCGAATCGAGGCCTACGGGACCGTCGACGAACTCAACGCCTTGCTCGGGACGATCCGTCCGACCGACTACGACGACGTCAACGACCACCTGTCGGCGATCCAGAACCACCTCCACATCGTGCAGGCGGACTTCGCCAATCCCGACCCCGACGAAGACGACCCCGCGATCCGGCCCGACCACGTCGAGACCGTCGAGGATTGGATCGATGCCTACGACGAGGAACTCGAGCCGCTGACTTCCTTCGTCCTGCCGACCGGCAGCGACGATGGGGCCGCGCTCCATCACGCCCGCACGGTCTGTCGGCGCGCCGAGCGCCGCGCGGTCGCGCTCGCTGGCGAGGAACAGATCAACGAGGACGCGGTGCAGTATCTCAACCGGCTCTCGGACGGCCTGTTCACGATCGCGCGCGTCGTCAACGCCCGCGACGGCGAACCCGAAGAATCGCCGGAGTACTGA
- a CDS encoding DUF7838 family putative zinc beta-ribbon protein yields MAMELDHECPDCGGEKTFYRAASTSLHLGEKVKWHCPDCDYGFVRIGDNGTAVDSSTA; encoded by the coding sequence ATGGCTATGGAACTCGACCACGAGTGCCCCGACTGCGGGGGCGAGAAGACCTTCTACCGCGCCGCCAGCACGTCGCTGCACCTCGGCGAAAAGGTCAAGTGGCACTGCCCGGACTGTGACTACGGCTTCGTCCGGATCGGCGACAACGGCACCGCCGTCGACTCGAGTACGGCGTAG
- a CDS encoding DUF2270 domain-containing protein — MTDSDDADGGGPLDRDDQEIGAAVANESEFLLDVLPHFYRGEVSQANSAQDRIDRTTDWAITLLAAVLSIVFSSRNMPAFLLLIGIFVLSIFLFFEVRRYRFYDHWRARVRFVQENVFANALEPTGVEHPAWREELSDDLRNPTFKVSVRETLSRRIRRVYGLLFTVAGIGWVFKITLFTPEQQWTEAAELPGVHGALVAAALVLFFAAVFAIALWPNDREAKGEIHGVEPGDWKND; from the coding sequence ATGACCGACAGCGACGATGCCGACGGAGGCGGCCCGCTCGACCGCGACGACCAGGAGATCGGCGCGGCGGTCGCGAACGAATCCGAGTTCCTGCTCGACGTCCTGCCGCACTTCTACCGCGGCGAAGTCAGTCAGGCCAACAGCGCGCAGGACCGGATCGACCGGACGACAGACTGGGCGATCACGCTGCTCGCCGCCGTCCTTTCGATCGTCTTCTCGAGCCGGAATATGCCCGCGTTCCTGCTCCTGATCGGGATCTTCGTCCTGTCGATCTTCCTGTTCTTCGAGGTGCGCCGGTACCGGTTCTACGACCACTGGCGCGCCCGCGTTCGGTTCGTTCAGGAGAACGTATTCGCGAACGCCCTAGAGCCGACCGGGGTCGAACACCCGGCCTGGCGTGAGGAACTGAGCGACGACCTCCGAAACCCGACGTTCAAGGTCTCGGTTCGAGAGACCCTGTCCCGTCGCATTCGGCGCGTATACGGGCTCCTGTTTACCGTCGCCGGGATCGGATGGGTCTTCAAAATCACGCTGTTCACCCCGGAACAGCAGTGGACGGAAGCCGCCGAACTGCCGGGGGTCCACGGCGCGCTCGTCGCGGCCGCCCTCGTCCTGTTTTTCGCGGCCGTGTTCGCGATCGCCCTGTGGCCCAACGACCGGGAGGCGAAAGGCGAGATCCACGGCGTCGAACCGGGCGACTGGAAGAACGACTGA
- a CDS encoding AI-2E family transporter, giving the protein MPDSPDPPGWLVERPGLTALALASVLLALFVLLPYLQYVLFGVVLAYILLPVQRRLEAYVRPTIAALAVVAATLLVVLLPLIYVLSLAVGQSLRLVRSIRQGEIDVEMIESMLESNGYAVDLVALYESNQDRIATAVQEVTNGAIALLGSLPSMFIGLTVTLFVLFALLRDGDRLVSWLRWVLPIEDDVLDELETGLDRLMWASVVGNVAVAAVQAVMLGVGLLIAGVPAVIFLTVATFILTLLPLVGAFGIWIPATIYLVATGRLSAGVAMFVYGLVVTFSDSYLRPALIGRSSAFNSAIVVVGIFGGLIVFGAVGLFIGPVVLGGAKLTLDCFARARTDDPIDGAAPDAGGLVTDSEGEADSSGTDDDS; this is encoded by the coding sequence ATGCCCGACAGTCCCGACCCCCCAGGATGGCTCGTCGAGCGGCCGGGATTGACCGCGCTCGCACTGGCGAGTGTCCTCCTCGCACTGTTCGTTCTGCTGCCGTATCTCCAGTACGTCCTCTTCGGCGTCGTCCTCGCGTACATCCTGTTGCCGGTTCAGCGACGCCTCGAGGCCTACGTCAGGCCGACGATCGCGGCGCTTGCGGTCGTGGCGGCGACCCTGCTCGTCGTGTTGTTGCCCCTGATCTACGTCCTCTCGCTCGCTGTCGGCCAGTCGCTCCGACTCGTCCGGTCGATCAGGCAAGGAGAGATCGACGTCGAGATGATCGAGTCCATGCTCGAGAGCAATGGGTATGCCGTCGATCTCGTCGCGCTGTACGAGTCGAACCAAGACCGAATCGCGACGGCCGTTCAGGAGGTCACGAACGGGGCGATCGCACTCTTGGGCAGTCTGCCGAGTATGTTCATCGGACTGACTGTCACGCTGTTCGTTCTCTTTGCCCTGTTGCGTGACGGGGATCGGCTTGTCTCGTGGCTCCGGTGGGTGTTGCCGATCGAGGACGACGTCCTCGACGAACTCGAGACCGGGCTGGACCGGCTGATGTGGGCGTCGGTCGTCGGAAACGTCGCCGTCGCAGCCGTTCAGGCGGTGATGCTCGGCGTCGGACTGCTGATCGCCGGCGTTCCGGCCGTTATCTTCCTGACCGTCGCGACGTTCATCCTGACGCTGCTTCCGTTGGTCGGAGCCTTCGGGATCTGGATCCCGGCGACCATCTACCTGGTCGCGACGGGGCGACTGAGCGCCGGCGTCGCGATGTTCGTCTACGGGCTGGTCGTCACGTTCTCGGATTCGTACCTCCGGCCCGCGCTGATCGGCCGGTCAAGTGCCTTCAACTCCGCGATCGTGGTCGTCGGCATCTTCGGCGGCCTCATCGTCTTCGGTGCCGTGGGCCTTTTCATCGGACCCGTCGTCCTCGGCGGGGCGAAACTCACCCTCGACTGTTTCGCGCGAGCCCGAACGGACGACCCCATCGACGGGGCCGCACCCGACGCCGGCGGGCTAGTCACCGACTCCGAGGGGGAAGCCGACTCGAGCGGCACGGACGATGATTCCTGA
- the gcvPB gene encoding aminomethyl-transferring glycine dehydrogenase subunit GcvPB, with protein sequence MSDERPADEQVRYDQARYVENGEYEPLLSAKDLTRVEIGGGDGDSGTGDGSPLPDDLTRNSLELPELSEPELARHYTRLSQMIYGIDSGPYPLGSCTMKYNPKFTEDVAALPSAAVHPDRSEGSVQGNLELLYRLQDYLGRIGGMDAVTLQPPAGAAGEFVGIRVAAAYHEHNGEGHRDEVIVPESAHGTNFATAALGGYDVVSLPSDDEGRVDLEALEAALSENTAALMLTNPNTLGLFERDITEIAELVHDAGGLLYYDGANLNALLGRARPGDMGFDVMHYNVHKTFATPHGGGGPGAGPVGVVDDLAPFLPAPRVRQCEAESTGSEPRYELFEPEHTIGKVHGFHGNWLVLLKAFAYIARLGDEGLADASASAVLNANYLAERIEYDVPYGPFHHEFVASAGEQDAADVAKRMLDYGVHPPTTKWPEIVPEALMTEPTEVESKDTLDRLAAAFNAVAGEDDATLEAAPERTTARRIDQTSAARSPRLSWHHLEDES encoded by the coding sequence ATGAGCGACGAGCGACCGGCCGACGAACAGGTCCGGTACGATCAGGCCCGCTACGTCGAGAACGGCGAGTACGAGCCGCTGCTCTCGGCAAAGGACCTGACGCGGGTCGAGATCGGCGGCGGTGATGGCGACAGCGGCACCGGGGACGGCTCGCCGCTGCCCGACGACCTCACCCGTAACTCCCTCGAGCTACCGGAACTCTCCGAACCCGAACTGGCGCGTCACTACACGCGGCTCTCCCAGATGATCTACGGGATCGACAGCGGTCCCTACCCGCTTGGCTCGTGTACGATGAAGTACAACCCGAAATTCACCGAGGACGTGGCCGCGCTGCCGTCGGCCGCGGTTCATCCCGACCGCTCCGAGGGGTCGGTACAGGGCAATCTGGAACTGCTCTATCGCCTGCAGGACTACCTCGGCCGGATCGGCGGCATGGACGCGGTGACGCTGCAGCCGCCCGCCGGGGCCGCCGGCGAGTTCGTCGGCATTCGCGTCGCGGCGGCCTACCACGAACACAACGGCGAGGGCCACCGCGACGAGGTCATCGTCCCCGAGAGCGCCCACGGCACCAACTTCGCGACCGCCGCCCTAGGCGGCTACGACGTCGTTTCCCTGCCCAGCGACGACGAAGGGCGGGTCGACCTCGAGGCGCTCGAGGCCGCCCTCTCGGAGAACACGGCGGCGCTCATGCTCACGAACCCCAACACGCTCGGGCTGTTCGAGCGCGACATCACCGAGATCGCCGAGCTGGTCCACGACGCGGGCGGACTGCTCTACTACGACGGGGCGAACCTGAACGCCCTGCTCGGCCGTGCGCGGCCGGGCGACATGGGCTTTGACGTGATGCACTACAATGTCCACAAGACGTTCGCGACGCCCCACGGCGGCGGCGGGCCGGGTGCGGGGCCGGTCGGCGTCGTCGACGACCTCGCGCCGTTCCTGCCCGCGCCCCGCGTCCGACAGTGCGAGGCCGAGTCGACGGGCAGCGAGCCCCGCTATGAACTGTTCGAGCCCGAACACACCATCGGGAAGGTCCACGGCTTCCACGGCAACTGGCTGGTGTTGCTCAAGGCCTTCGCCTACATCGCGCGGCTGGGCGACGAGGGGCTGGCCGACGCCAGCGCCTCGGCCGTACTGAACGCGAACTACCTCGCGGAGCGCATCGAGTACGACGTTCCCTACGGCCCCTTCCACCACGAGTTCGTCGCCAGCGCCGGCGAGCAGGACGCCGCCGACGTCGCAAAGCGGATGCTCGACTACGGCGTCCACCCGCCGACGACCAAGTGGCCCGAGATCGTCCCTGAGGCCCTGATGACCGAACCCACGGAGGTCGAGAGCAAGGACACTCTGGACCGGCTCGCCGCCGCGTTCAACGCCGTCGCCGGCGAGGACGACGCGACGCTCGAGGCCGCGCCGGAACGCACGACAGCACGCCGGATCGATCAAACGAGTGCCGCGCGGAGCCCGCGGCTGTCGTGGCACCACCTCGAGGACGAGTCCTGA
- a CDS encoding DUF2150 family protein, which yields MSNPPTEFYSEERWQNWIGRIKDEDIDPEDEDSARLLLNLQDDTAIAIAKIVAAYDDGELEGEEALAEIEDVREIVLGEVDIEDEEKLILVDGVQTSLVCVFFAAEEYVANGPAEDSSVGDYLGAAADAEAEEDLDAALGYAAQAGTLIIDGEELDMGVAEDLEYGLVTEWINGLDSLQSAMSDPEVVEEDE from the coding sequence ATGAGCAATCCCCCGACCGAGTTCTACTCGGAGGAACGCTGGCAGAACTGGATCGGTCGCATCAAAGACGAAGACATCGATCCGGAAGACGAAGACTCGGCTCGACTCCTGCTCAACCTGCAGGACGACACCGCGATCGCGATCGCGAAGATCGTCGCCGCCTACGACGACGGCGAACTCGAGGGGGAAGAGGCCCTCGCGGAGATCGAGGACGTCCGCGAGATCGTCCTCGGCGAGGTCGACATCGAGGACGAGGAGAAACTGATCCTGGTCGACGGCGTCCAGACGAGCCTGGTCTGTGTCTTCTTCGCGGCCGAGGAGTACGTCGCCAACGGGCCGGCCGAGGACAGCAGCGTCGGGGACTATCTGGGTGCGGCGGCCGACGCCGAGGCCGAGGAGGACCTGGACGCGGCGCTTGGCTACGCCGCCCAGGCAGGGACGCTCATCATCGACGGCGAGGAACTCGACATGGGGGTCGCGGAAGACCTCGAGTACGGCCTCGTCACGGAGTGGATCAACGGCCTCGACAGCCTCCAGAGCGCGATGAGCGATCCGGAAGTCGTCGAGGAAGACGAGTAG
- the gcvPA gene encoding aminomethyl-transferring glycine dehydrogenase subunit GcvPA, whose protein sequence is MHGSHATGSPYAPHTEEDRTAMLEAVGADSVEDLFDVPDEVAFDGRFDIDARSERETRRLVRSLLARNDEVTELLGRGHYGYYVPSLVDHLADRSEFLTSYTQYQPEVSQGFLQALFEYQSLLVELTGLPIANCSMYDAATALGEAATLADRIRDTTGHRVLVPELLREERRSTLENYVAGTDLVVESYPVEDGTVDLAGLEAAADEEVVMIYAENPTVRGTIEERLEAVGDLAESTDALFVLGSDPIALSLLERPADVGADVVIGDASVLGLPTSYGMGLGLFATREDYLRQVPGRLVGASEDATDRRAYTLTLQTREQHIRRERATSNICTNQAWVALRTAMHAAVLGPSGMVDLAERDVRRARDLAARLDEIVGVKAPVHDRHHLREFVARVDQPARAVASDLEKRGFAVHVVGDHEIQVCVAGVPDERLDRFVAALEGVVR, encoded by the coding sequence ATGCACGGATCACACGCTACGGGGAGCCCCTACGCTCCCCACACGGAGGAGGACCGCACGGCGATGCTCGAGGCGGTCGGCGCGGACTCCGTCGAGGACCTCTTCGACGTTCCGGACGAGGTCGCGTTTGACGGGCGCTTCGACATCGACGCGCGATCGGAACGGGAAACGCGGCGGCTGGTACGCTCGCTGCTGGCCCGCAACGACGAGGTGACCGAACTGCTCGGACGGGGCCACTACGGCTACTACGTGCCGTCGCTGGTCGATCACCTCGCGGACCGCTCGGAGTTTCTGACCTCCTACACGCAGTACCAGCCGGAGGTCTCTCAGGGGTTTCTGCAGGCCCTGTTCGAGTACCAGTCGCTGTTGGTCGAGCTGACCGGGCTCCCGATCGCGAACTGTTCGATGTACGACGCCGCGACGGCGCTGGGCGAGGCCGCGACGCTGGCCGACCGCATCCGCGACACCACGGGCCACCGTGTCCTCGTCCCCGAACTGCTCCGCGAGGAGCGCCGAAGCACCCTCGAGAACTACGTCGCCGGTACCGATCTCGTGGTCGAGTCCTACCCCGTCGAGGACGGGACCGTCGACCTCGCTGGGCTCGAGGCCGCCGCCGACGAGGAGGTCGTCATGATCTACGCCGAGAACCCCACGGTACGGGGAACGATCGAGGAACGGCTCGAGGCCGTCGGCGACCTCGCCGAGTCCACCGACGCCCTCTTCGTCCTGGGCTCGGACCCGATCGCGCTCTCCCTGCTCGAGCGCCCCGCCGACGTCGGCGCGGACGTCGTCATCGGCGACGCCAGCGTCCTGGGGCTCCCGACGAGCTACGGGATGGGACTGGGCCTGTTCGCAACGCGGGAGGACTACCTCCGGCAAGTTCCCGGTCGGCTGGTCGGGGCCAGCGAGGACGCGACCGACCGTCGGGCGTACACGCTGACGCTCCAGACCCGCGAACAGCACATCCGTCGGGAGCGAGCCACGAGCAACATCTGTACGAATCAGGCCTGGGTCGCGCTCCGGACCGCGATGCACGCTGCCGTCCTCGGCCCGAGCGGCATGGTCGACCTCGCGGAGCGCGACGTCCGACGCGCGCGTGATCTCGCGGCCCGACTCGACGAGATCGTCGGCGTCAAAGCGCCGGTCCACGACCGCCACCACCTCCGGGAGTTCGTCGCCCGTGTCGACCAGCCCGCCCGCGCCGTCGCATCGGACCTCGAGAAACGGGGCTTTGCGGTCCACGTCGTCGGCGACCACGAGATCCAGGTCTGTGTCGCCGGCGTCCCCGACGAGCGACTGGATCGCTTCGTCGCGGCGCTCGAGGGGGTGGTTCGATGA
- a CDS encoding IS66-like element ISNpe8 family transposase gives MSWDDLSKDELLSRFLQMEERIDELEEKIAQKDKRIEEQNERIEEQQERIEEQQERIEELETRLRKYENPHTPPSKRRSGTDESPTSQDDEDDDVRTDGGTPGRKDGHNPEWRSPPDPDEEIEVTSDCCPECGDHFDESVGVSPRLVEEVPDPQPPEVTQYNRHRYQCDSCGTETVATHPDCPDEGQFGVNVIAQSALSRYDHRLPYRKITDRFEQLHGLELSGASAWHATERAARAGRCEYEQIRREIQEAEIVHVDETGIKRDGDQAWIWTFRTDEHTLYAVRESRGSDVPAEVLGEDFAGTVICDGWTAYPAFSSTLQRCWAHLLREAEDVASDHEEAEPVYRYLKQMFVGLQSWLETDPDPRARAQMHRACQDGLRSLVERSVTDEPVATLLGKIEGGLDHWLTFVGEPAVSPTNNAAENALREPVVLRKIIGTLRNDRGMFVHETILSLLATWRQQGRNPYEELTRVVHDNEMISREQTVPVVETSG, from the coding sequence ATGAGCTGGGACGATCTCTCCAAGGACGAACTCCTCTCGCGGTTTCTCCAGATGGAGGAGCGAATCGACGAGCTGGAAGAGAAGATTGCCCAGAAGGACAAGCGGATCGAGGAACAGAACGAACGGATCGAAGAGCAGCAAGAGCGGATCGAAGAGCAGCAAGAGCGGATCGAAGAACTCGAAACACGTCTCCGGAAGTACGAGAATCCACACACTCCACCCAGTAAGCGACGGTCGGGGACCGACGAGTCCCCGACCTCGCAGGACGACGAAGACGACGATGTCCGAACTGATGGTGGTACTCCCGGTCGAAAGGACGGTCACAACCCGGAGTGGCGCTCTCCGCCCGATCCTGATGAAGAAATCGAGGTCACCTCTGACTGTTGTCCCGAGTGTGGCGACCACTTCGACGAGTCGGTGGGCGTCAGCCCCCGACTCGTCGAGGAAGTCCCGGATCCACAGCCACCAGAAGTCACCCAGTACAACCGACACCGCTACCAATGCGACTCCTGTGGAACTGAGACGGTTGCGACTCACCCCGACTGCCCCGATGAGGGGCAGTTCGGGGTGAACGTCATCGCGCAATCTGCCCTGTCACGGTACGATCACCGCCTTCCCTACCGGAAAATCACGGACCGCTTCGAGCAACTTCACGGACTCGAACTCTCAGGTGCATCCGCGTGGCACGCGACCGAGCGCGCTGCGCGCGCCGGTCGCTGTGAGTACGAGCAGATCCGTCGAGAGATTCAGGAGGCTGAAATCGTCCACGTTGACGAAACCGGCATCAAGCGTGACGGTGACCAAGCGTGGATCTGGACGTTTCGGACGGACGAGCATACGCTGTACGCGGTCAGAGAGAGTCGTGGGAGTGATGTTCCCGCGGAAGTCCTTGGCGAGGACTTCGCGGGAACGGTCATCTGTGATGGGTGGACGGCGTATCCAGCGTTCAGCAGTACGCTTCAGCGGTGCTGGGCACATCTTCTCCGGGAGGCTGAAGACGTTGCTAGTGACCACGAGGAGGCAGAACCGGTGTACCGGTATCTCAAGCAGATGTTCGTCGGTCTCCAGTCGTGGCTGGAGACCGACCCAGATCCTCGTGCGAGAGCACAGATGCATCGAGCGTGTCAGGACGGCCTCAGATCGCTCGTTGAGCGGTCAGTGACCGACGAACCAGTGGCAACACTCCTCGGGAAGATCGAAGGTGGACTCGACCACTGGCTCACCTTCGTCGGTGAGCCAGCGGTCTCCCCGACGAACAATGCCGCAGAAAACGCCCTTCGTGAACCTGTTGTTCTCCGGAAAATCATCGGAACACTCCGGAACGACCGTGGCATGTTCGTTCACGAGACGATCTTGTCCCTGCTGGCGACGTGGCGCCAGCAGGGACGCAACCCATACGAGGAACTTACGCGGGTTGTCCACGACAACGAAATGATCTCACGAGAGCAGACTGTGCCGGTTGTTGAGACCTCGGGGTAA
- a CDS encoding TatD family hydrolase encodes MIDDRPVLDDHLHLDPDNNRGIDAVRDFARVGGTHLLVVNKPSWHLGVEAETGADFREVFERTIDIVEAASSELEGRAWPVLGVHPGLITRLVDERDFSPDEARDLMQAGIDVAAEYVEAGDALALKSGRPHYEVDDDVWAASNAVMRRAFDHGADLECAVQLHAEASEDMTEVANWAEAAGMEPHRVVKHYASGRLEGPTPSVMSDKERLETAAERGEPFLMETDYIDDPDRPGAVLGPKTVPRRVRWLLENGYDEAVEIAHVETPKAVYGIDTEATLE; translated from the coding sequence ATGATCGACGACCGGCCGGTGCTGGACGACCACCTCCACCTCGACCCGGACAACAATCGGGGCATCGACGCCGTCCGCGACTTCGCCCGCGTCGGCGGCACCCACCTGCTCGTGGTGAACAAACCCTCCTGGCATCTCGGCGTCGAGGCCGAGACTGGTGCGGACTTCCGCGAGGTCTTCGAACGCACCATCGACATCGTCGAGGCGGCCTCGAGCGAACTCGAGGGGCGGGCCTGGCCCGTCCTCGGGGTCCACCCGGGCCTGATCACCCGGCTGGTCGACGAACGGGACTTCTCGCCCGACGAGGCCCGCGATCTCATGCAGGCCGGCATCGACGTCGCAGCGGAGTACGTCGAGGCGGGCGACGCGCTGGCGCTGAAGTCCGGTCGCCCCCACTACGAGGTCGACGACGACGTCTGGGCGGCCTCGAACGCCGTCATGCGCCGGGCGTTCGACCACGGTGCCGACCTCGAGTGTGCGGTCCAGCTCCACGCCGAGGCTAGCGAGGACATGACCGAGGTGGCCAACTGGGCCGAGGCGGCCGGGATGGAGCCCCACCGTGTCGTCAAACACTACGCGAGCGGCCGCCTCGAGGGACCGACGCCGAGCGTAATGAGCGACAAGGAGCGGCTCGAGACCGCCGCCGAGCGAGGCGAGCCGTTCCTGATGGAGACCGATTACATCGACGACCCCGACCGGCCGGGCGCAGTGTTGGGTCCCAAGACGGTCCCCCGGCGGGTCCGCTGGCTGCTCGAGAACGGGTACGACGAGGCGGTCGAGATCGCACACGTCGAGACGCCGAAGGCTGTCTACGGGATCGATACCGAAGCGACGCTCGAGTGA
- a CDS encoding DoxX family protein, whose product MAFESGLAAVVLLVGRLLFGGLVIYQGINHFLAPDAMAGYAEAKGVPAPKLGVIASGVVLVLGGLGLVLGVYPVVAAGALAVFFLVATPLMHDFWAVPDDQRQNEMNHFTKNVELFAASLLVLVLASQPWGYALNVGL is encoded by the coding sequence ATGGCCTTCGAGAGCGGCCTCGCTGCCGTCGTGTTGCTCGTCGGCCGACTGCTGTTCGGCGGGCTGGTCATCTACCAGGGGATCAACCACTTCCTCGCACCGGACGCGATGGCCGGCTACGCCGAGGCGAAGGGCGTGCCCGCCCCCAAGTTAGGCGTCATCGCCTCGGGCGTCGTCCTCGTTCTCGGTGGTCTCGGTCTCGTCCTCGGCGTCTACCCCGTCGTCGCGGCGGGGGCGCTGGCTGTCTTCTTCCTCGTCGCGACGCCGCTCATGCACGACTTCTGGGCGGTTCCCGACGACCAGAGACAGAACGAGATGAACCACTTCACCAAGAACGTCGAACTGTTCGCCGCGTCGCTGCTCGTGCTGGTGCTGGCGAGCCAGCCGTGGGGCTACGCGCTGAACGTCGGTCTCTGA
- the hmgB gene encoding hydroxymethylglutaryl-CoA synthase translates to MTAVGIDAVEIWTGNLKLDLPGTFAPEKGEDPEKYTKGLGLNASSFPDSYEDIVTMGANAAHRLMERKGLEPDDIGRIDVATESAFDNSKPVSTYVAGCLEQVYEGDFHHANKGERKFACIAGTQSLDDAYNWIRAGRNRGRSALVIATDTALYARGDDGEATQGAGAVAMLISEDPNLVELSAEQGYGSADETDFLKPNQQFPSVDGKRSVQVYLARMREALEDFESVAGEVHEEDFAYAPFHTPFPGMVRKAALLAFRHVTRNTAVEDELAEEIGRQPRPEAFDSDDEYRDALREYMDALKDTDRYATWYDATIDPTLTISREVGNWYTGSVHVARASALKHALENDREMVGEKLLIGSYGSGAQAEIHSETVRDGWVEEIEALNIDEQLSDRYEMSWDDYEEIHDAHNHEMDVDVEEFTTPDEEFVFDGWGRMGERKYRYVE, encoded by the coding sequence ATGACTGCAGTCGGCATCGACGCCGTCGAGATCTGGACGGGTAACCTCAAACTCGACCTTCCGGGCACGTTCGCCCCTGAGAAGGGCGAAGATCCGGAAAAGTACACGAAAGGACTCGGACTGAACGCCAGTTCCTTCCCCGACAGTTACGAGGACATCGTCACGATGGGGGCCAACGCCGCTCACCGGCTAATGGAGCGCAAAGGCCTCGAGCCCGACGATATCGGCCGCATCGACGTCGCGACCGAGAGCGCGTTCGATAACTCGAAGCCGGTTTCGACGTACGTCGCTGGCTGCCTCGAGCAGGTCTACGAAGGCGACTTCCACCACGCGAACAAGGGCGAGCGGAAGTTCGCCTGTATCGCGGGGACCCAGAGCCTGGACGACGCGTACAACTGGATCCGAGCGGGCCGCAACCGCGGCCGTTCGGCGCTTGTCATCGCGACCGACACCGCGCTGTACGCCCGCGGCGACGACGGCGAGGCGACCCAGGGTGCCGGTGCCGTCGCGATGCTCATCAGCGAGGATCCGAACCTCGTCGAACTCTCCGCCGAGCAGGGCTACGGCTCGGCCGACGAGACCGACTTCTTAAAGCCCAACCAGCAGTTCCCGAGCGTCGACGGCAAACGCTCCGTGCAGGTCTATCTCGCGCGGATGCGCGAGGCCCTCGAGGACTTCGAGAGCGTCGCCGGCGAGGTCCACGAGGAGGACTTCGCCTACGCGCCGTTCCACACCCCCTTCCCGGGCATGGTCCGGAAGGCCGCCCTGCTCGCGTTCCGTCACGTCACGCGGAACACGGCGGTCGAGGACGAACTGGCCGAGGAGATCGGTCGCCAGCCCCGTCCCGAGGCGTTCGACTCCGACGACGAGTACCGTGACGCGCTCCGGGAGTACATGGACGCCCTGAAAGACACCGACCGCTACGCGACGTGGTACGACGCCACGATCGATCCGACGCTGACGATCTCCCGCGAGGTCGGCAACTGGTACACCGGCTCGGTCCACGTCGCCCGCGCGAGCGCGCTCAAACATGCGCTCGAGAACGACCGCGAGATGGTCGGCGAGAAGTTGCTCATCGGGTCCTACGGCAGCGGTGCGCAGGCGGAGATCCACTCCGAGACGGTCCGTGACGGCTGGGTCGAAGAGATCGAGGCCCTCAACATCGACGAACAGCTCTCCGACCGCTACGAGATGTCGTGGGACGACTACGAGGAGATCCACGACGCCCACAACCACGAAATGGACGTCGACGTCGAGGAGTTCACCACCCCCGACGAGGAGTTCGTCTTCGACGGCTGGGGTCGCATGGGCGAGCGGAAGTACCGGTACGTCGAGTAG